Proteins from one Mus caroli chromosome 3, CAROLI_EIJ_v1.1, whole genome shotgun sequence genomic window:
- the Rap2b gene encoding ras-related protein Rap-2b, whose amino-acid sequence MREYKVVVLGSGGVGKSALTVQFVTGSFIEKYDPTIEDFYRKEIEVDSSPSVLEILDTAGTEQFASMRDLYIKNGQGFILVYSLVNQQSFQDIKPMRDQIIRVKRYERVPMILVGNKVDLEGEREVSYGEGKALAEEWSCPFMETSAKNKASVDELFAEIVRQMNYAAQPNGDEGCCSACVIL is encoded by the coding sequence ATGAGAGAGTACAAAGTGGTGGTACTGGGCTCGGGCGGCGTGGGCAAGTCCGCGCTCACCGTGCAGTTCGTAACAGGTTCCTTCATCGAGAAGTACGACCCGACCATCGAGGACTTTTACCGCAAGGAGATCGAGGTGGACTCGTCGCCGTCGGTGCTGGAGATCCTGGATACCGCGGGCACCGAGCAGTTCGCCTCAATGCGGGACCTGTACATCAAGAATGGCCAGGGCTTCATTCTCGTCTACAGCCTGGTCAACCAGCAGAGCTTCCAGGACATCAAGCCCATGCGGGACCAGATCATCCGCGTGAAGCGGTACGAGCGCGTACCCATGATCCTGGTAGGCAACAAGGTGGACTTGGAGGGCGAACGTGAGGTCTCCTATGGCGAGGGTAAGGCCCTGGCCGAGGAGTGGAGCTGCCCCTTCATGGAGACATCGGCCAAAAACAAAGCCTCAGTGGATGAGCTATTCGCAGAGATCGTGAGGCAGATGAACTACGCGGCACAGCCCAACGGCGACGAGGGCTGCTGCTCGGCCTGCGTGATCCTGTGA